In Streptomyces nodosus, one DNA window encodes the following:
- the pepE gene encoding dipeptidase PepE codes for MNLLLLSNSTQYGRGYLEHALDTVTAFLPARARLAFVPYALADHDGYTAKVRAALTGAGIEVHGVHEGGAPLDRLAEADAVFVGGGNSFRLLSALYRTGLREALVKAVGDGLPYMGASAGTNMAAPSLRTTNDMPIVQPPSFEALGLVPFQINPHYLDPDPHSTHKGETREERLTEFLEENDVPVLGLREGSWLRVTGAHASVEGAHAARLFRRGAEPRELLAGSDVSELLTVTPEYDTAAR; via the coding sequence GTGAACCTGCTGCTCCTGTCCAACTCCACCCAGTACGGCCGTGGTTACCTGGAACACGCCCTGGACACCGTGACCGCTTTCCTGCCGGCCCGGGCTCGGCTCGCCTTCGTGCCGTACGCCCTCGCCGACCACGACGGCTACACCGCCAAGGTGCGCGCCGCGCTCACGGGCGCCGGCATCGAGGTGCACGGTGTGCACGAGGGCGGGGCCCCGCTCGACCGACTCGCCGAGGCGGACGCCGTGTTCGTCGGAGGCGGCAACTCCTTCCGGCTGTTGAGCGCGCTGTACCGGACGGGCCTGCGGGAGGCGTTGGTCAAGGCGGTCGGGGACGGGCTGCCCTATATGGGCGCCAGCGCGGGCACCAACATGGCGGCCCCCTCCCTGCGCACCACCAACGACATGCCGATCGTGCAGCCCCCGTCCTTCGAGGCCCTGGGGCTGGTCCCGTTCCAGATCAACCCGCACTATCTCGACCCCGATCCGCACTCCACGCACAAGGGCGAGACCCGCGAGGAGCGCCTCACGGAGTTCCTGGAGGAGAACGACGTACCGGTGCTCGGTCTGCGTGAGGGCTCCTGGCTGCGGGTGACCGGGGCCCACGCCTCGGTGGAGGGCGCCCATGCCGCGCGTCTGTTCCGCCGGGGCGCGGAGCCGCGCGAGCTGCTGGCCGGCTCGGACGTGTCCGAACTGCTCACGGTCACACCGGAGTACGACACCGCGGCGCGGTAG
- a CDS encoding IclR family transcriptional regulator — MSEVPVERKTPAGALQTVDRALLVLLAFERTRPDWGVTEVATEFGWDTSVAQRLLSTLAGRGFLVSDPATRRYRIGPAALRLGRLWERSGSLELLAEPVLQELRAATGDTVLFCLPDSFHMRCVAAVEGREGPLRYYPLVGELYPAHAGATSKSYYAFLPDDQRHRLFRGRPMARFTDRTVTDPDQLEHEFRQVRAQGYAWTVGEYDTGIGTVAVPVFLGAEPYGSLSLGSPRDRFPDGPEDRLDALRKAARLLEQRLTHPPQHHRRPRTRTA, encoded by the coding sequence GTGTCCGAGGTTCCCGTCGAGCGGAAGACACCGGCCGGGGCGCTGCAGACCGTGGACCGGGCCCTGCTGGTGCTGCTGGCCTTCGAGCGCACCCGGCCCGACTGGGGGGTGACGGAGGTCGCCACCGAGTTCGGCTGGGACACCTCGGTCGCCCAGCGGTTGCTGTCCACGCTGGCCGGCCGTGGCTTCCTGGTGTCCGATCCGGCGACCCGCCGCTATCGGATCGGCCCCGCCGCGCTGCGGCTGGGCCGCCTGTGGGAGCGCTCCGGGTCGCTGGAGCTGCTCGCCGAGCCGGTTTTGCAGGAGCTGCGCGCCGCCACCGGTGACACGGTCCTGTTCTGTCTGCCCGACAGCTTCCACATGCGGTGCGTGGCGGCCGTCGAGGGGCGGGAGGGACCGCTGCGCTACTACCCGCTGGTCGGCGAGCTGTATCCGGCGCACGCGGGCGCGACCAGCAAGTCGTACTACGCGTTCCTGCCGGACGATCAGCGCCACCGGCTCTTCCGCGGCCGCCCGATGGCCCGCTTCACCGACCGCACGGTCACCGACCCCGACCAGTTGGAACACGAGTTCCGACAGGTGCGGGCGCAGGGGTACGCCTGGACGGTCGGCGAGTACGACACGGGCATCGGCACCGTCGCCGTACCGGTCTTCCTCGGCGCCGAGCCCTACGGAAGTCTCAGCCTGGGCAGCCCCCGGGACCGCTTTCCCGACGGGCCCGAGGACCGGCTCGACGCGCTGCGCAAGGCGGCCCGGCTGCTGGAACAGCGTCTGACGCACCCTCCCCAGCACCACCGCCGCCCGCGCACCCGCACCGCCTGA
- a CDS encoding DUF1177 domain-containing protein: MLKYVLDIVDLLDDPGADGKRVAAYLDSVAGADGSGAQVTTVTGEKGSTDFVQVRVPGRTGRGSGGSSRTLGVVGRLGGVGARPEMTGLVSDADGAIAALATAAKLLDMRRRGDVLDGDVIVATHICPNAPTAPHDPVPFMDSPVDIATMNRHEVTDEMEAVLSIDTTKGNRIINHKGLALSPTVKEGWVLKVAEQLGELLAVVTGEPLVTYPVTTQDITPYGNGVHHINSILQPATATAAPVVGLAITSAAAVPGCQTGASHETDIAAAARFAVETAKAYGGGRLEFHDAPEFDRLVSRYGSLAHLQTLGRTSQES, from the coding sequence ATGTTGAAGTACGTCCTGGACATCGTGGATCTGCTGGACGATCCCGGCGCCGACGGCAAGCGAGTCGCCGCCTACCTCGACTCCGTCGCGGGTGCCGACGGCTCCGGCGCCCAGGTCACCACCGTCACCGGTGAGAAGGGCTCGACGGACTTCGTCCAGGTACGTGTGCCGGGCCGCACCGGCCGCGGCAGCGGTGGCTCCTCGCGCACCCTCGGTGTGGTCGGACGGCTGGGCGGCGTGGGGGCGCGCCCAGAGATGACCGGCCTGGTCTCGGACGCGGACGGCGCGATCGCCGCGCTCGCCACCGCAGCCAAGCTGCTGGACATGCGCCGGCGCGGCGATGTGCTCGACGGCGATGTGATCGTGGCCACACACATCTGCCCCAACGCCCCGACCGCACCGCACGACCCGGTGCCGTTCATGGACTCCCCGGTGGACATCGCCACCATGAACCGCCACGAGGTCACGGACGAGATGGAGGCGGTGCTCTCCATCGACACCACCAAGGGCAACCGGATCATCAACCACAAGGGCCTGGCCCTGTCGCCCACCGTCAAGGAGGGCTGGGTGCTCAAGGTCGCCGAGCAGCTGGGCGAGCTGCTGGCCGTGGTCACCGGCGAGCCCCTGGTCACCTACCCGGTGACCACCCAGGACATCACCCCGTACGGCAACGGCGTCCACCACATCAACTCGATCCTCCAGCCGGCCACGGCGACCGCCGCCCCCGTCGTCGGCCTCGCGATCACCTCGGCCGCCGCGGTGCCCGGCTGCCAGACCGGCGCCAGCCACGAGACCGACATCGCGGCCGCCGCCCGCTTCGCCGTCGAGACCGCCAAGGCCTACGGCGGCGGACGACTGGAGTTCCACGACGCTCCGGAGTTCGACCGGCTCGTGTCCCGCTACGGCTCGCTGGCCCACCTGCAGACCCTCGGCCGCACATCCCAGGAGTCCTGA